A DNA window from Daucus carota subsp. sativus chromosome 3, DH1 v3.0, whole genome shotgun sequence contains the following coding sequences:
- the LOC108212355 gene encoding obg-like ATPase 1: MRLIVLLGFHVGMPNVGIFTLFNTLTILSTPAENYPFCTIEPNEARVYIPDERFESLCQMYKLKSEVAAFLEIHDIISSLATIAFNIIQYTKFVYCGFDDPEITQVDDTVDPVRDLETIQELRLKVHS, encoded by the exons ATGAGACTTATTGTTTTACTTGGATTTCATGTTGGAATGCCAAATGTTGGCATATTTACTCTTTTTAACACGCTCACTATATTATCAACACCGGCTGAGAATTACCCTTTTTGTACTATAGAACCTAACGAGGCCCGAGTGTACATTCCAGATGAGCGGTTTGAATCGCTTTGCCAAATGTATAAACTGAAAAGTGAG GTAGCAGCTTTTCTTGAAATCCATGATATTATATCTTCACTTGCTACTATAGCCTTTAATATAATCCAGTATACGAAATTTGTTTACT GTGGTTTTGATGATCCTGAAATTACCCAAGTTGATGACACTGTGGATCCCGTGAGGGATCTAGAGACTATTCAAGAGTTACGGCTCAAG GTTCATAGTTAG